In the genome of Gloeotrichia echinulata CP02, one region contains:
- a CDS encoding transposase family protein: MKRVLTQLLNLPGVTVESSIQEGLVLILSVSKKEKSAVCPHCGTKSRHLHQNQSHLVKDLPMGDKEVILNLNRRRFKCKK, translated from the coding sequence ATGAAAAGAGTCCTTACTCAACTCTTAAACTTACCAGGCGTAACGGTGGAATCCAGTATACAAGAAGGCTTGGTATTAATTTTATCAGTAAGTAAAAAGGAAAAAAGTGCAGTATGTCCACACTGTGGTACAAAGTCAAGACATCTACACCAGAATCAAAGCCATTTAGTCAAAGATTTACCGATGGGGGATAAAGAAGTAATACTAAATTTAAATAGACGAAGATTTAAGTGTAAAAAATAA